A genomic stretch from Tenrec ecaudatus isolate mTenEca1 chromosome X, mTenEca1.hap1, whole genome shotgun sequence includes:
- the TASL gene encoding TLR adapter interacting with SLC15A4 on the lysosome: protein MLSEGYISGIAYWKDIQCDCASQYEQVAEEKEEESNADAVLDYSSVDDTQVRSLYVSCKSSVKFISSVPSRESQPSRSQRVTVVQTTPNPVYQRPTLTTVEICRDHSSSRETYLVPPSCKSICKNYNDLHIAGGQVMAINSVTTGFPSESSFEYGPLLKSSEIPLSMEDSISTPPSDFPLKPIQRYSSYWRITSIKEKNSLQMQKPISNAVLNEYLEQKVVELYKQYIMDTVFRDNSPTQILASELIMTNVDQISLQVSREKNLETSKARDIVINRLLQLVSSEISTPSLHISQYSNVNP, encoded by the coding sequence ATGCTGTCAGAAGGTTATATCAGTGGGATTGCCTATTGGAAGGACATCCAGTGTGACTGTGCATCTCAGTATGAGCAAGTGGCTGAGGAAAAGGAAGAGGAGTCAAATGCGGATGCTGTTCTCGACTATTCCTCTGTGGATGACACACAGGTGAGAAGTCTCTATGTGAGCTGCAAGTCATCTGTCAAGTTTATTTCCTCAGTGCCTTCAAGAGAGAGCCAACCCAGCAGAAGCCAGAGAGTCACAGTGGTACAGACCACCCCCAACCCTGTGTATCAAAGGCCAACCTTGACCACAGTTGAAATCTGTAGAGACCACAGTTCCAGTAGAGAAACCTACTTGGTGCCGCCATCCTGCAAAAGTATTTGCAAGAATTATAATGACTTACATATTGCAGGGGGCCAGGTGATGGCCATCAATTCAGTGACGACAGGTTTTCCCTCCGAGAGCAGTTTTGAATATGGCCCTTTGCTGAAGTCATCAGAGATCCCTTTGTCCATGGAGGATTCCATTTCCACTCCGCCCAGTGACTTTCCCCTCAAACCTATCCAGCGCTACTCATCCTACTGGAGAATAAcgagcatcaaagaaaaaaacagcCTGCAAATGCAGAAGCCTATTTCAAATGCGGTGCTGAACGAGTACCTGGAGCAGAAGGTAGTAGAGTTATATAAGCAATACATTATGGACACTGTGTTTCGAGACAATTCCCCCACCCAGATTCTGGCATCTGAACTGATCATGACAAATGTGGACCAAATTAGTCTTCAAGTGTCTAGAGAGAAAAATCTGGAGACTTCAAAAGCCAGAGATATAGTTATTAACCGTTTGCTACAGTTGGTGTCCAGCGAAATCAGTACTCCTAGTCTCCACATTTCTCAGTATAGCAATGTGAATCCATAG